One part of the Paracoccus sp. MBLB3053 genome encodes these proteins:
- the infA gene encoding translation initiation factor IF-1, translating into MAKEEMLEFPGVVKELLPNATFRVELENGHEIIAHMAGKMRKNRIRVLAGDKVQVEMNTYDLTKGRINYRFK; encoded by the coding sequence ATGGCCAAGGAAGAAATGCTCGAATTCCCCGGCGTCGTGAAGGAACTCCTGCCCAATGCGACATTCCGGGTCGAGCTAGAGAACGGCCATGAGATCATCGCACATATGGCAGGAAAGATGCGCAAGAACCGTATCCGGGTTCTGGCCGGCGACAAGGTTCAGGTGGAAATGAACACCTATGACCTGACCAAAGGGCGGATCAATTACCGCTTCAAGTAA
- a CDS encoding short-chain fatty acyl-CoA regulator family protein: MPRLPNEVATRPGQATRTVAKRPLIGTRIRERRLLLGCRQIEVAQRAKISAAYLNLIEHNRRPVGEALLGRLAAALEIDAAELASDREESLMSGLREAAALADRQNLPIELDQIAEFAARFPGWASSLSFAVRRADALERRLVALSDRMTRDPYLLTTLHEIQSAVTVVRSTASILAETPDMEQDWRDRFHANLETDSQRLSRTAQSLVTYLDSFEDEAVPMSPQEEVESWVEAGQPEPADGHLASDAARALARSVLAMQEQDRALLSDADLSAAVEAGHGSDPAALAQQIGRPLELVLRRLGNLRPGEWARAGLVICDGSGATLFRHAAPGFPLPRPGEGCALWPLFEALVQPQLPVVRMIETPDGARFMAWAVSERLLPMGFDGPPLSRAQMLILPAPQGENRATLAVGPACRICPRNACPARHEPSILGPA, encoded by the coding sequence ATGCCCCGATTGCCGAACGAAGTCGCGACCAGGCCCGGACAAGCCACCAGAACAGTGGCCAAGCGGCCCCTGATCGGCACCCGGATCCGAGAGCGCAGGCTCTTGCTCGGATGTCGGCAGATCGAGGTCGCCCAGCGCGCGAAGATTTCGGCGGCCTATCTCAACCTCATCGAACACAATCGCCGGCCGGTCGGCGAGGCCCTGCTTGGCCGGCTTGCCGCGGCGCTTGAAATCGACGCGGCCGAACTTGCCTCGGACCGGGAAGAATCGCTCATGTCCGGGCTGCGAGAGGCCGCAGCCCTCGCCGACCGCCAGAACCTGCCGATCGAGCTTGACCAGATAGCCGAATTCGCGGCGCGCTTTCCGGGCTGGGCGAGTTCCCTTTCCTTTGCCGTGCGCAGGGCTGATGCCCTTGAACGACGTCTCGTGGCCCTGTCCGACCGGATGACCCGCGACCCATATCTTCTGACCACGCTGCATGAAATCCAGTCGGCGGTGACCGTGGTGCGATCGACCGCATCTATCCTGGCCGAAACACCCGACATGGAACAGGACTGGCGCGACCGCTTTCACGCCAATCTTGAAACGGACAGCCAGCGCCTTTCGCGCACGGCACAATCTCTCGTGACCTATCTGGACAGCTTCGAGGACGAGGCCGTGCCGATGTCGCCCCAGGAAGAGGTCGAAAGCTGGGTCGAGGCCGGCCAGCCAGAGCCCGCCGACGGGCATCTTGCCTCGGACGCGGCACGCGCGCTCGCCCGCTCGGTCCTTGCCATGCAGGAACAGGATCGGGCGCTGCTTTCCGATGCAGACCTTTCGGCCGCAGTCGAGGCAGGTCATGGCAGCGACCCGGCGGCACTGGCCCAGCAGATCGGGCGACCCCTTGAGCTTGTGCTGCGACGCCTGGGCAACCTGCGTCCCGGAGAATGGGCGCGCGCGGGACTTGTCATCTGCGATGGTTCTGGCGCCACGCTGTTTCGTCATGCGGCGCCGGGATTTCCGCTTCCGCGCCCGGGCGAAGGATGCGCGCTTTGGCCGCTTTTCGAGGCCTTGGTGCAGCCCCAACTTCCCGTCGTGCGGATGATCGAAACCCCTGATGGCGCGCGCTTCATGGCCTGGGCCGTGTCCGAACGCCTTCTGCCGATGGGCTTCGACGGGCCGCCCCTGAGCCGGGCGCAGATGCTGATCCTGCCCGCGCCTCAGGGCGAGAACAGGGCCACGCTCGCCGTGGGCCCGGCCTGCCGGATCTGTCCGCGCAACGCATGCCCTGCCCGGCACGAACCCTCGATCCTGGGGCCGGCATGA
- a CDS encoding LapD/MoxY N-terminal periplasmic domain-containing protein, whose translation MDATGQIGAMRKARQALPPRNMSLSTIALGGSAIAWSAVFVIILAVVLWNARDSVRNETQSAFQMATAAATLRLPTAFDRKDMMAEAVKLAVELRSQRHVTAELRDRSGKTIELPTPPSPAHPAPQWFSNLLRPDQLQDVITITQYPNVEGLLEIRTDPADEIAEVWRDLSVLVPLLFLTALAAIGTTLAVSSLVSRRLEALHNVLGHMREGDLEQRAPRSGLAELDSLGEGIGALASHLALERGENRRLQARMMTLAEAERARIASDLHDEMGPQLFALHAAVGQARRQGGSPEISDSLDAISRHSDAIRKSARAAIDDLRLTPTDGVSLPEMIQELVIEFEDIAPDICFAFQSDQDLPEPDEAGRIAIFRFVRESVLNALRHAGPGALWIDLALDGATLLARVSDDGAGPTPRDRRGLGQAGMRDRALALGAEWTAPQRRDGLTITEFRILLT comes from the coding sequence ATGGACGCGACGGGCCAGATCGGCGCGATGCGCAAGGCCAGGCAGGCCTTGCCGCCGCGAAACATGTCACTGAGCACCATCGCGCTTGGCGGTTCTGCCATCGCATGGAGCGCGGTGTTCGTCATCATCCTTGCGGTGGTGCTGTGGAACGCGCGCGACTCGGTTCGAAACGAAACGCAATCCGCATTCCAGATGGCGACGGCCGCGGCGACGCTGCGCCTGCCGACAGCCTTCGATCGCAAGGACATGATGGCCGAGGCGGTGAAGCTCGCGGTCGAACTGCGCAGCCAGCGTCACGTCACGGCCGAATTGAGGGACCGCAGCGGCAAGACCATTGAACTGCCAACGCCCCCCTCACCCGCCCATCCTGCGCCGCAATGGTTTTCGAACCTGCTGCGCCCCGATCAGTTGCAGGACGTCATCACGATCACCCAATATCCCAATGTCGAGGGCTTGCTGGAAATCCGGACCGATCCGGCCGACGAGATCGCCGAGGTTTGGCGCGACCTGAGCGTCCTTGTGCCGCTGCTGTTTCTGACTGCCCTGGCGGCAATCGGGACCACCTTGGCGGTGAGCAGCCTCGTGTCGCGCAGGCTCGAGGCCCTGCATAATGTCCTGGGGCACATGCGCGAGGGCGATCTGGAGCAGCGCGCGCCGCGTTCCGGCCTGGCCGAACTGGATTCGCTTGGCGAAGGGATCGGGGCACTGGCCTCGCATCTCGCGCTGGAACGGGGTGAGAACCGTCGTCTGCAGGCGCGGATGATGACCCTTGCCGAGGCCGAACGTGCCCGCATCGCAAGCGATCTGCATGATGAGATGGGGCCGCAGCTTTTCGCCCTGCACGCAGCCGTGGGACAGGCCCGACGGCAGGGCGGGAGTCCCGAAATATCTGACAGTCTAGACGCCATCAGCCGCCATTCCGATGCCATCCGCAAATCGGCGCGCGCCGCGATCGACGACCTGCGCCTGACCCCGACTGACGGCGTCTCCCTCCCCGAGATGATCCAGGAGCTTGTCATCGAGTTCGAGGACATCGCGCCCGACATCTGCTTCGCCTTCCAGTCGGATCAGGATCTGCCCGAACCGGATGAGGCAGGACGGATCGCGATCTTCCGCTTCGTGCGCGAGAGCGTGCTGAATGCCCTGCGGCATGCTGGCCCCGGTGCCCTCTGGATCGACCTTGCCCTTGACGGTGCCACGCTTCTGGCGCGGGTGTCGGATGACGGCGCCGGTCCCACACCACGTGACCGGCGCGGGCTGGGCCAGGCGGGAATGCGCGACCGCGCCCTGGCGCTTGGCGCCGAATGGACCGCCCCGCAGCGTCGGGACGGGCTCACGATTACCGAGTTCAGGATCTTGCTCACATGA
- a CDS encoding FliM/FliN family flagellar motor switch protein, with amino-acid sequence MMDKTGAAQSNGEGNGNRIAVLRRLIAERARARGLSLAQGQDRLEIPVDRAAAMALGRAAEKQHRLAVFVEKVTEGQTSLSEIAELLPEQALLAVVEGGPDQLGVVALCPAFLASVIEMQALGRVTSRQAQPRRPTRTDAAISAEFVNGLLAELGREFALSAEMPGFAAFRYATYLDDARPLGLMLEDGPMYRLSLSFRIGSGGQRDGQILVALPTRLAEDAPSARRNDHAQIQALPPLPQAIRTSLAGAVQKAPVQLRGILCRRKVSLQALRGMKSGTLIPLPPNALNDARVETAGGQLLARGRLGEIDGFHAIRLQAGCDEQSSPEATSTTTRLIQETAAPENRSSGLDLDRADPVESSTAQDFGDLRAAR; translated from the coding sequence ATGATGGACAAGACAGGTGCGGCGCAATCCAACGGCGAGGGGAACGGGAACCGCATTGCCGTCCTGCGCCGCCTGATTGCCGAACGCGCGAGGGCGCGCGGCCTGTCTCTCGCCCAGGGGCAGGATCGTCTCGAAATACCGGTCGATCGGGCCGCGGCCATGGCACTTGGCCGGGCAGCCGAAAAGCAGCATCGCCTTGCCGTCTTTGTCGAAAAGGTCACGGAAGGTCAGACATCCCTTTCGGAAATCGCCGAGCTTCTGCCCGAACAGGCCCTGCTGGCCGTGGTCGAGGGCGGCCCCGACCAGCTTGGCGTCGTGGCCCTTTGTCCCGCCTTCCTCGCCTCGGTGATCGAAATGCAGGCGCTTGGGCGGGTCACGTCGCGACAGGCTCAGCCACGCCGCCCGACCCGTACGGATGCCGCGATCTCGGCCGAATTCGTGAACGGCCTTCTCGCGGAACTGGGGCGCGAATTCGCGCTGAGCGCAGAGATGCCCGGCTTTGCCGCATTCCGATATGCGACCTATCTCGACGATGCCCGTCCGCTTGGCCTGATGCTGGAGGACGGGCCGATGTATCGGCTTTCGCTAAGCTTCCGCATCGGAAGCGGTGGCCAGCGGGACGGACAGATCCTGGTCGCCCTGCCGACTCGCCTTGCCGAGGATGCGCCTTCCGCGCGGCGGAACGACCATGCCCAGATCCAGGCATTGCCGCCCTTACCGCAAGCGATCCGGACGTCTCTTGCGGGAGCGGTCCAGAAAGCACCGGTCCAACTGCGCGGCATTCTCTGCAGGCGCAAGGTAAGCCTGCAGGCCCTCAGGGGAATGAAGTCGGGAACGCTCATCCCGCTGCCCCCGAACGCGCTGAACGACGCCCGCGTCGAGACCGCCGGAGGTCAGTTGCTTGCCCGCGGCAGGCTGGGAGAAATCGACGGGTTCCACGCCATCCGGCTGCAAGCCGGTTGCGACGAGCAGTCCTCTCCCGAGGCCACGTCAACGACCACGCGGCTGATCCAGGAAACGGCTGCGCCCGAAAACCGCTCTTCTGGCCTTGATCTCGACCGGGCCGACCCCGTCGAATCCTCGACGGCGCAGGACTTCGGCGATTTGCGCGCCGCGCGCTGA
- a CDS encoding ATP-binding protein — MTPETLSAAAVLYVGFMFLLAHAADRAAAAGRWKWMNQPIIYTLSLSVYCSAWTFYGAVGYASRSGLEFLTIYLGPGIVFAGAWWGVRHLVRVARMHRVTSVADLISSRFGKSASLAALVTLIAVTAATPYIALQLQSVSMALTAFAEAGQPLPGSVPFWTAMGLGAFTILFGTRNLAADERHHGVVMAIALEAIVKLAAFIAVGTYVLWGLADGPADILARIERMASQPEGTGWTIKPDRWIVLITLSGAAVLVLPRMFQVLVVEAHDEDRLRQAGWAFPLYLFILSFLVLPIAVIGDELLPAGSNPDLHVLALPLSQGKDKLAAFAFIGGFSSAMSMVVVSAIALSTMMANHWLVPFWLWLRHGGFRAKPLPGATREDLRVLMLNARRLAILCILAAGWAYHRMSGGTSALAVMGIVAFSGMAQVLPAMTAGLFWRGATRRGAIAGISAGSLIWLCMIFLPSLGLLPHPVISIGIDPFAGTVLLALTVNVALLTLVSLFDFPHPVERMQALSFVHAVSPDSTPRNSTDDAGSEALLALAGRLWGSDRALEDFQNAAALQGKSGYLPDLTPRFLSDFERQLAGTVGAATAGALMSRVAGHGNITVADLMDVAGEASRARADNLRLENATEELERAARKLREANEKLTVLSQQKDAFLAQISHELRTPMTSIRAFSEFLREPDLPQQERDRFASIIHDEAGRLTRLIDDLLDLALLEGGRAKISPTVVNLHDLIDRALASARASGGARDFTILRDPPAEHLMVITDADRLLQVLINVLANARKYCAAARPEIRIETKRMRDGTAEIVISDNGSGIPPEQAALIFEKFARLDDNSRAGGAGLGLAISREIMQALDGSISYLPGQGGAAFRILLPRRPHQVGDGDPARQAASG; from the coding sequence ATGACACCTGAAACGCTTAGCGCGGCAGCGGTTCTCTATGTCGGCTTCATGTTTCTTCTGGCACATGCGGCAGACCGTGCGGCCGCCGCGGGACGCTGGAAGTGGATGAACCAGCCGATCATCTATACCCTGTCTCTGTCAGTCTATTGCTCGGCATGGACCTTTTATGGCGCCGTGGGCTATGCGAGCCGTTCGGGGCTTGAATTCCTCACCATCTATCTTGGTCCCGGCATCGTCTTTGCCGGAGCATGGTGGGGCGTGCGCCATCTTGTCCGGGTCGCGCGCATGCATCGCGTCACCTCGGTTGCGGATCTGATTTCCAGCCGTTTCGGAAAATCGGCAAGCCTTGCCGCTCTGGTCACCCTGATCGCGGTGACGGCGGCAACGCCGTATATTGCCTTGCAACTGCAATCGGTCTCGATGGCGCTGACCGCTTTCGCCGAGGCGGGACAGCCCCTTCCCGGCAGCGTGCCCTTCTGGACGGCAATGGGCCTGGGCGCTTTCACCATCCTTTTCGGCACGCGCAACCTGGCTGCGGATGAACGCCATCACGGCGTCGTCATGGCCATTGCGCTAGAGGCCATCGTCAAGCTCGCTGCCTTCATCGCGGTCGGCACCTATGTGTTGTGGGGGCTGGCGGATGGGCCGGCGGATATTCTCGCGCGGATCGAGCGGATGGCAAGCCAGCCCGAGGGCACGGGCTGGACGATCAAGCCGGACCGCTGGATCGTCCTCATCACGCTGTCGGGCGCGGCCGTTCTCGTGCTGCCCCGCATGTTCCAGGTGCTCGTCGTCGAGGCCCATGACGAAGACCGCCTGCGCCAGGCCGGCTGGGCATTTCCGCTGTATCTCTTCATCCTTTCGTTTCTCGTCCTGCCGATCGCGGTCATCGGGGACGAGTTGCTGCCGGCGGGATCGAACCCGGACCTGCACGTTCTTGCCCTGCCCCTGTCGCAGGGCAAGGACAAGCTTGCGGCATTCGCCTTCATCGGCGGGTTTTCATCGGCCATGTCCATGGTCGTCGTCAGTGCCATCGCGCTTTCGACGATGATGGCGAACCATTGGCTCGTGCCATTCTGGCTGTGGCTCAGACATGGCGGTTTCAGGGCCAAACCCCTGCCCGGCGCCACGCGCGAGGATCTGAGGGTGCTGATGCTGAACGCCCGCCGCCTTGCCATCCTGTGCATTCTTGCCGCGGGCTGGGCCTATCACCGGATGTCGGGCGGAACATCGGCGCTTGCCGTGATGGGGATCGTCGCCTTTTCGGGAATGGCGCAGGTGCTGCCCGCGATGACGGCCGGGCTGTTCTGGCGCGGCGCGACAAGGCGGGGGGCGATCGCGGGCATTTCCGCCGGCTCGCTGATCTGGTTGTGCATGATCTTCCTGCCCTCGCTCGGCCTGCTGCCCCATCCGGTCATCTCGATCGGGATAGATCCCTTCGCCGGAACCGTTCTGCTGGCGCTGACGGTCAATGTCGCTCTGCTGACGCTTGTCTCCCTGTTCGATTTTCCCCACCCGGTCGAAAGAATGCAGGCGCTTTCCTTCGTCCATGCAGTTTCGCCCGACAGCACGCCGCGAAACTCGACGGATGATGCCGGCTCCGAGGCCCTGCTTGCGCTGGCCGGGCGGCTCTGGGGCAGCGACCGCGCGCTTGAGGATTTCCAGAACGCGGCGGCCCTGCAGGGGAAATCGGGCTATCTGCCGGATCTGACCCCTCGTTTCCTGTCGGATTTCGAACGCCAGCTTGCCGGCACGGTCGGCGCGGCTACGGCCGGTGCGCTGATGTCCCGGGTCGCCGGGCACGGCAATATCACAGTGGCGGATCTGATGGATGTGGCCGGTGAGGCCAGCAGGGCAAGGGCAGACAACCTGCGCCTTGAAAACGCGACCGAAGAACTGGAACGCGCCGCACGCAAGCTGCGGGAGGCGAATGAGAAGCTGACTGTCCTGTCGCAGCAGAAAGACGCCTTCCTGGCGCAGATCAGCCATGAATTGCGCACCCCCATGACCTCGATCCGCGCATTTTCCGAGTTTTTGCGCGAACCCGACCTGCCGCAGCAGGAACGCGACCGCTTCGCCAGCATCATCCATGACGAGGCCGGCCGCCTGACCCGGCTGATCGACGACCTGCTCGACCTTGCCTTGCTTGAAGGTGGACGGGCAAAGATCTCGCCGACAGTCGTCAACCTGCACGATCTGATCGATCGGGCGCTGGCCTCGGCCCGCGCCTCGGGCGGGGCGCGGGATTTCACCATCCTGCGCGATCCTCCGGCGGAGCATCTCATGGTGATCACCGATGCCGACCGATTGCTTCAGGTTCTGATCAACGTGCTTGCGAATGCCCGGAAATACTGTGCCGCCGCACGGCCCGAGATCCGCATCGAAACGAAGCGCATGCGGGACGGCACGGCCGAGATCGTGATCAGCGACAATGGCAGTGGCATCCCGCCAGAACAGGCCGCGCTGATCTTCGAGAAATTCGCGCGGCTCGACGACAATTCCCGTGCCGGCGGGGCCGGTCTCGGGCTCGCCATCTCGCGCGAGATCATGCAGGCCCTTGACGGCTCGATCAGCTACCTGCCCGGCCAGGGCGGCGCGGCCTTTCGCATTCTTTTGCCCAGAAGGCCGCATCAGGTGGGCGATGGCGATCCCGCCAGGCAAGCGGCTTCGGGCTAA
- a CDS encoding Maf family protein, which translates to MTDTNTPRPDESASGDFHIRTRLVLGSASPRRLELLAQIGIRPDQVMPADIDETPRPREDVRDYTSRMAREKAQALSGQASGAILCADTSVAAGRRILGKPADADEARAFLRLLSGRRHRVLTSVALAHAGRLHERLVETTIRLRPLNNAEIEDYIVSQEWQGKAGGYGIQGRAGAFVAWLQGSYSAVVGLPLAETATLLAHAGIRGMKE; encoded by the coding sequence ATGACTGATACGAACACCCCCCGCCCGGACGAATCGGCAAGCGGGGATTTTCATATTCGGACACGGCTTGTCCTTGGCTCGGCCAGCCCGCGTCGGCTCGAGCTTCTGGCCCAGATCGGCATTCGCCCCGACCAGGTCATGCCCGCCGACATCGACGAAACCCCGAGACCCCGCGAAGACGTGCGCGACTATACGTCGCGCATGGCCCGCGAAAAGGCGCAGGCGCTCAGCGGCCAGGCTTCCGGCGCCATTCTTTGCGCCGATACCTCGGTTGCGGCCGGTCGCCGGATTCTGGGCAAGCCCGCTGACGCGGACGAGGCCCGCGCCTTCCTGCGGCTTCTGTCCGGGCGACGTCACCGGGTTCTGACTTCGGTCGCGCTTGCCCATGCCGGGCGGCTTCACGAAAGGCTCGTCGAAACAACGATCCGGCTGCGACCCCTGAACAATGCCGAGATCGAGGATTACATCGTTTCGCAGGAATGGCAGGGCAAGGCCGGCGGCTACGGCATTCAGGGCCGCGCCGGTGCCTTTGTCGCATGGCTCCAGGGGTCTTACAGCGCCGTCGTCGGCCTGCCCCTGGCAGAAACCGCAACTTTGCTCGCCCATGCAGGAATCCGGGGGATGAAGGAATGA
- a CDS encoding response regulator transcription factor gives MTMPLAKATPVALRVLIIDDHPVVAEGWDRITRGRIDCEVSAASGPCEGFRAWRREAPDVIVIDLTMGERKLAGLRLIERLRAAGAKVPILVFTMHRSPIIARRALQAGCNGIIMKDFPSDEICQALIEVAAGKDHVPSDLARKIALLERPGAMAAPRLTPREMDILRAISEGLSYREIAERVGISYKTVTNVSQTLKDKLGASSFADLVVKAIRHLEQTGDAV, from the coding sequence ATGACCATGCCCCTCGCCAAAGCAACCCCCGTGGCGCTTCGCGTCCTGATCATCGACGACCATCCGGTCGTAGCCGAGGGGTGGGACCGCATCACGCGCGGGCGGATCGATTGCGAAGTCAGCGCGGCCTCGGGCCCATGCGAAGGCTTTCGCGCATGGCGGCGCGAAGCGCCTGACGTGATCGTCATCGACCTGACGATGGGCGAAAGGAAGCTGGCCGGACTGCGCCTGATCGAGCGGCTGCGCGCGGCGGGGGCCAAGGTGCCGATCCTTGTCTTCACCATGCATCGCAGCCCGATCATTGCCCGCCGCGCATTGCAGGCCGGCTGCAACGGGATCATCATGAAGGACTTTCCTTCGGATGAAATCTGTCAGGCCCTGATCGAAGTCGCGGCGGGCAAGGACCATGTTCCCTCCGACCTCGCCCGCAAGATCGCGCTCCTTGAACGGCCCGGAGCCATGGCCGCGCCACGTCTCACCCCGCGCGAAATGGACATCCTGCGCGCCATCTCCGAAGGGCTGTCCTATCGCGAGATCGCCGAGCGGGTCGGGATCAGCTACAAGACCGTCACCAATGTCAGCCAGACGCTGAAGGACAAGCTTGGCGCGTCAAGCTTTGCCGATCTGGTCGTCAAGGCGATCCGACATCTGGAGCAGACCGGGGACGCGGTCTGA